A single genomic interval of Nonomuraea rubra harbors:
- a CDS encoding cytochrome P450, with product MTTDSTATLQTARTCPFGPPEQHLRFLREQPVAKVALATGREAWVATRYEDIRTILSDPRFSADRRHPNAPRLSSADGQMAASPLPKMLLEMDPPEHTQARRMVIGEFTVRRMAALRPRIQQIVDDHLDAMLDGPRPADLVTALALPVPSLVICELLGVPYSDHDFFQVHSAQLLNRAATEQERQHAVLELVVYLDKLITAKEQEPTDDLLGRQILKQRENGEADHLALLSLAFLLLIAGHETTANMISLGTYMLLQHPESLEALRADPGKTAGAVEELLRYFTIAELAMARVALEDVELSGTVIPAGSGVLMLANAGDRDPEAFEDPERFDIDRDARSHLAFGFGPHQCLGQSLARVELEIVFTTLLRRLPGLRLAVPAEELSFKDDSTVYGMNELPVTW from the coding sequence TTGACCACCGACTCCACCGCGACGCTCCAGACCGCCCGCACTTGCCCGTTCGGCCCGCCGGAGCAGCACCTGCGGTTCCTGCGCGAGCAGCCCGTCGCCAAGGTCGCGCTGGCCACGGGGCGCGAAGCCTGGGTGGCCACGCGCTACGAGGACATCCGCACGATCCTGAGCGACCCGCGGTTCAGCGCCGACCGCCGCCACCCCAACGCGCCCCGCCTGAGCAGCGCCGACGGGCAGATGGCCGCCTCACCGCTGCCGAAGATGCTGCTGGAGATGGACCCGCCCGAGCACACCCAGGCCCGCCGCATGGTGATCGGCGAGTTCACCGTCCGCCGCATGGCCGCGCTGCGGCCGCGCATCCAGCAGATCGTGGACGACCACCTCGACGCCATGCTCGACGGCCCGCGCCCCGCCGACCTGGTGACGGCGCTGGCGCTGCCGGTGCCGTCTCTGGTGATCTGCGAGCTGCTCGGCGTGCCGTACTCCGACCACGACTTCTTCCAGGTCCACTCGGCGCAGCTGCTCAACCGCGCGGCCACCGAGCAGGAGCGGCAGCACGCCGTCCTGGAGCTGGTCGTCTACCTCGACAAGCTGATCACGGCCAAGGAGCAGGAGCCCACCGACGACCTGCTCGGGCGCCAGATCCTCAAGCAGCGCGAGAACGGCGAGGCCGACCATCTGGCGCTGCTCAGCCTGGCGTTCCTGCTGCTGATCGCCGGGCACGAGACCACGGCGAACATGATCTCGCTGGGCACGTACATGCTCCTTCAGCACCCCGAGTCGCTCGAGGCGCTGCGCGCCGACCCCGGCAAGACCGCCGGCGCGGTGGAGGAGCTGCTGCGGTACTTCACCATCGCCGAGCTGGCGATGGCGCGGGTGGCGCTGGAGGACGTCGAGCTCAGCGGCACCGTGATCCCCGCCGGGTCCGGCGTGCTCATGCTGGCCAACGCCGGCGACCGCGACCCCGAGGCGTTCGAGGACCCCGAGCGGTTCGACATCGACCGTGACGCCCGCAGCCACCTCGCCTTCGGCTTCGGCCCGCACCAGTGCCTGGGGCAGAGCCTGGCCCGGGTGGAGCTGGAGATCGTCTTCACCACGCTGTTGCGGCGCCTGCCCGGGCTGCGGCTGGCGGTGCCCGCCGAGGAGCTCTCGTTCAAGGACGACTCCACCGTGTACGGCATGAACGAGCTGCCCGTCACCTGGTAA
- a CDS encoding TetR/AcrR family transcriptional regulator → MTTTRDREEQADPRVRRTKAALRATLIELVQHRDLSRISVADVAERAGISRSTFYDHYRDVHELAAAACTAMIDELIDAIPGRAAPGPAGVPSDTLLTFFAHLAEHAGLYRSVLGPQGSARVMDHLRHRATVTVYANRTGAGLLDRAADIPHDVPAAFTAGALLSVATDWLRRGCPCPPAEMAALTRPLLVALYREDT, encoded by the coding sequence GTGACGACCACCAGAGACCGCGAGGAGCAGGCCGATCCGAGGGTGCGTCGCACCAAGGCGGCTCTGCGGGCCACCCTGATCGAGCTCGTCCAGCACCGGGATCTGTCGAGGATCAGCGTGGCCGACGTCGCCGAGCGGGCCGGGATCAGCCGTTCCACGTTCTACGACCACTACCGCGACGTGCACGAGCTGGCCGCTGCCGCCTGCACGGCCATGATCGACGAGCTCATCGACGCCATCCCCGGCCGTGCCGCGCCGGGCCCGGCCGGGGTGCCGTCCGACACGCTGCTGACCTTCTTCGCGCACCTCGCCGAGCACGCCGGCCTCTACCGCAGCGTGCTGGGCCCGCAGGGCAGCGCCCGCGTCATGGACCACCTGCGCCACCGCGCCACCGTGACCGTGTACGCCAACCGCACCGGCGCCGGCCTGCTCGACCGCGCCGCGGACATCCCGCACGACGTCCCGGCCGCCTTCACGGCGGGCGCCCTGCTCAGCGTCGCCACCGACTGGCTCCGGCGCGGCTGCCCCTGCCCGCCCGCCGAGATGGCCGCCCTGACCCGCCCGCTGCTCGTGGCCCTCTACCGCGAGGACACCTGA
- a CDS encoding RNA polymerase sigma factor has product MPEDFAVDALVIRARAGDQGAWDRLVERYAPMLWSICRAYGLDRRDIDDVAQHVWMRAVEHLSRLRAPERLGSWLATTTKRECVRVRRARRRLDTAEYPLDAATTADDQGDDITRAVEEAERNAVLRAAFAELSPGCQRLLSLLMLEVSYTEISARLGMAVGSIGPTRSRCLARLRADAALSALMRADMEVREGDSHV; this is encoded by the coding sequence ATGCCGGAGGATTTCGCGGTGGACGCCCTGGTCATCCGCGCCCGCGCGGGTGACCAGGGCGCGTGGGACCGGCTCGTCGAGCGGTACGCTCCCATGCTCTGGTCGATCTGCAGGGCGTACGGCCTGGACCGCCGGGACATCGACGACGTCGCCCAGCACGTGTGGATGCGGGCGGTGGAGCACCTGTCGCGCCTGAGAGCCCCGGAGCGGCTGGGCTCGTGGCTGGCCACGACGACGAAACGCGAGTGCGTCCGCGTCCGCAGGGCCAGGCGCAGGCTGGACACCGCGGAGTACCCGCTCGACGCCGCCACCACCGCGGACGACCAGGGCGACGACATCACGCGGGCGGTGGAGGAGGCCGAGCGCAACGCCGTGCTGCGCGCGGCCTTCGCCGAGCTGTCGCCCGGCTGCCAGCGGCTGCTGTCGCTGCTCATGCTGGAGGTCTCCTACACCGAGATCTCCGCCCGGCTCGGCATGGCCGTGGGCAGCATCGGCCCCACCCGATCGCGCTGCCTGGCGAGACTGCGCGCAGACGCGGCGCTGTCCGCCCTGATGAGGGCGGACATGGAGGTGCGGGAAGGTGATAGCCATGTCTGA
- a CDS encoding S8/S53 family peptidase has protein sequence MADYNVVRRRIEAFRSDEIVLDPKDLRQVRQRLDALQITMTFLAASARLGLHRYRLGGIAAGVGSLGPGLVERVRAAAAGTYMEGETPSPLDLLLFHLREASAAAHQGYQPVVAKVRVYENIEGSPYSGGSVGDPRPVAAFGLPARSDSTRRRPRIGILDTPLHPHPKLAGRYLLGSPGALLTEEQQQVSFSGHAIFVASVAAAQAPDAEFVIYPVLDAKKLTTSSWELATTMVGALDDDLDMMIIALGGATADGREPLILARACERTSGIVKVAALGNNGQDKAAAPEGTQFSELPPNTPIWPAASSTVIAVGARNEAGDAAAYFCPTLEEAPWTDCTAPGVNLPGFFLPGQVWMAELDVVAGVVKVTDRSAVFPAPGHATWSGTSFAAAYAGGAIAQKAYSQGVPVRELADKLFWEDPDRAPTTYDSAPPAGLDIVRFMK, from the coding sequence ATGGCCGACTACAACGTGGTCAGGCGCCGGATCGAGGCGTTCCGCAGCGACGAGATCGTGCTCGACCCGAAGGACCTGCGACAGGTACGTCAGAGGCTCGACGCGCTCCAGATCACGATGACGTTCCTCGCCGCCAGCGCGCGGCTGGGCCTGCACCGGTACAGGCTCGGCGGGATCGCCGCCGGCGTCGGGTCGCTCGGTCCGGGGCTGGTGGAGCGGGTCAGGGCGGCGGCCGCGGGCACCTACATGGAGGGCGAGACGCCCTCTCCCCTGGACCTGCTGCTGTTCCATCTCCGCGAGGCCTCGGCCGCCGCGCACCAGGGGTACCAGCCGGTGGTGGCGAAGGTCCGGGTCTACGAGAACATCGAGGGCTCGCCGTACAGCGGGGGCAGCGTCGGTGATCCCCGGCCCGTCGCCGCGTTCGGCCTGCCGGCGCGATCGGACTCGACCCGGCGGCGGCCCCGGATCGGCATTCTGGACACGCCGCTGCATCCGCACCCGAAGCTGGCCGGGCGGTACCTGCTCGGGTCCCCCGGCGCGCTGCTCACCGAGGAGCAGCAGCAGGTGTCCTTCAGCGGGCACGCGATCTTCGTCGCCTCGGTGGCGGCGGCGCAGGCGCCGGACGCCGAGTTCGTCATCTACCCCGTGCTGGACGCGAAGAAGCTGACCACGAGCTCCTGGGAGCTGGCCACCACGATGGTCGGCGCGCTGGACGACGACCTGGACATGATGATCATCGCGCTGGGCGGCGCCACGGCCGACGGGCGGGAGCCGCTGATCCTGGCCCGCGCCTGCGAGCGTACGAGCGGCATCGTCAAGGTGGCCGCCCTCGGCAACAACGGCCAGGACAAGGCCGCGGCGCCCGAGGGCACCCAGTTCTCCGAGCTGCCCCCGAACACGCCGATCTGGCCGGCCGCCAGCTCCACGGTGATCGCGGTCGGCGCCAGGAACGAGGCGGGCGACGCGGCGGCGTACTTCTGCCCGACGCTGGAGGAGGCGCCCTGGACCGACTGCACGGCGCCCGGCGTGAACCTGCCCGGGTTCTTCCTGCCCGGCCAGGTCTGGATGGCCGAGCTCGACGTGGTGGCGGGCGTGGTCAAGGTGACGGACCGGTCGGCCGTCTTCCCGGCCCCCGGCCACGCCACGTGGAGCGGCACCTCGTTCGCGGCCGCGTACGCCGGCGGCGCCATCGCCCAGAAGGCCTACAGCCAGGGAGTCCCGGTCCGGGAGCTGGCGGACAAGCTCTTCTGGGAGGACCCTGATAGGGCCCCGACAACGTACGACTCCGCCCCACCCGCCGGTCTCGACATCGTGCGGTTCATGAAGTGA
- a CDS encoding CHAT domain-containing protein codes for MSQSPSDPGAELLRLAESDPARLMVVAAGVARRARDEGDLALASVAARALGIAAFHVTDLHVAARHLRESIRLAQRAGSPELAAEARLRLSFVWCVRGRMDQALAEVDRALPDLRGAGRARAEAQRAVIHNHLRRPDEALAAYRLAVPALIQAGDHLWLQRVLSNRGIVHGLRNEFAAAEHDLHEAERLCRRLGLDLSLAIAWQNLGWISALRGEVPAALRYLDLAERRFRRLDTHQLCWTLADRTELLLSAGLVAEAREAAEETLAEFARRKRTVGVPEARLLLARTAYLEGDHEQAVREARRAALGFGRQHRPEWAVVARFVALSSSAAAGTHRVSVGRVERCAAELAAARLLSSEVEARMLAARLAMERGWSERAQRQLELAARRRLRGPAIQRVAAWHAEALVRLARGNRRGAKSALRTALRVHDEHRATLGATDLRAHASGFRVGAAELGLRMALGDGRPEEVLAWAEQGRARHLLMKPARPPNDPRLAGALDQLRIVVADLGRRRAAGEDITVLTERQVRLEREIRDYCRHHAEGAALAAPVPPRELGRALGERALVEFVHVDEVMYAITVVDGRVRLRELGPLGPIRALVERVPFALRRMARRQSLPGSQDAAELLLRGTAERLDGLLMRPLAADVGDRPLVLVPSGPVQALPWSVLPSCAGRPLSLSPSATLWHTGNQAGATSRPAGEAQGPVPAAASPVLAGRPMPVAGRPVLAAAGPGLPGARAEAEGVASIHSVPALVDEAAGTEAVLAGLDGARLAHIAAHGHVHPTNPLFSSLRLADGPLTVYDLERLRHPPEIVILAACDSGRFVVRPGDELLGLSATFLALGTRTIVAPVLSILDVESTTLMIALHKLLAAGHSTAAALAQAQQQVAGEDLAAYAVAAGFVCMGADSTVPG; via the coding sequence GTGAGTCAGAGCCCTTCCGATCCGGGCGCGGAGCTGCTGCGGCTCGCCGAGTCCGACCCTGCCCGCCTGATGGTCGTGGCCGCCGGCGTGGCGCGGCGCGCGCGGGACGAAGGCGACCTCGCGCTCGCCTCGGTGGCGGCGCGTGCCCTGGGCATCGCGGCGTTCCACGTGACGGACCTGCACGTCGCCGCCCGGCACCTGCGCGAGTCCATCCGGCTCGCGCAGCGAGCCGGGTCACCGGAGCTGGCCGCCGAGGCGCGCCTGCGCCTGTCCTTCGTCTGGTGCGTACGCGGCCGCATGGACCAGGCGCTGGCCGAGGTGGACCGGGCGCTGCCCGATCTGCGCGGCGCCGGCAGGGCCAGGGCGGAGGCCCAGCGGGCCGTCATCCACAACCACCTGCGCAGGCCGGACGAGGCGCTGGCCGCCTACCGCCTCGCGGTTCCCGCCCTGATCCAGGCCGGGGACCACCTGTGGTTGCAGCGGGTGTTGTCGAACCGCGGGATCGTGCACGGGCTCCGCAACGAGTTCGCCGCGGCGGAGCACGACCTGCACGAGGCGGAGCGGCTGTGCCGGCGTCTCGGCCTGGACCTGTCCCTGGCCATCGCCTGGCAGAACCTCGGCTGGATCAGCGCACTGCGCGGCGAGGTGCCGGCCGCGCTGCGCTACCTCGACCTGGCCGAGCGGCGTTTCCGCAGGCTCGACACGCACCAGCTCTGCTGGACGCTGGCCGACAGGACCGAGTTGCTGCTGTCGGCCGGGCTCGTCGCGGAGGCCAGGGAGGCGGCCGAGGAGACCCTGGCCGAGTTCGCGCGGCGCAAGCGCACGGTGGGCGTGCCCGAGGCCCGGCTGCTGCTCGCGCGCACGGCGTACCTGGAAGGCGACCACGAGCAGGCGGTGCGCGAGGCCCGCCGCGCGGCGCTCGGCTTCGGCCGGCAGCACCGGCCGGAGTGGGCGGTGGTGGCCAGGTTCGTGGCGCTGAGCTCGTCGGCGGCGGCGGGCACTCACCGGGTCAGCGTGGGGCGGGTGGAGCGGTGCGCGGCCGAGCTGGCCGCGGCCCGCCTGCTCTCCTCCGAGGTGGAGGCCCGCATGCTCGCCGCCAGGCTGGCGATGGAACGCGGCTGGAGCGAGCGCGCCCAGCGGCAGCTCGAACTGGCCGCGCGGCGGCGGCTGCGGGGCCCCGCCATCCAGCGCGTGGCCGCCTGGCACGCCGAGGCGCTGGTACGGCTGGCCCGGGGCAACCGGCGGGGCGCCAAGAGCGCGCTGCGGACCGCGTTGCGCGTGCACGACGAGCATCGCGCCACGCTGGGGGCGACCGATCTGCGGGCGCACGCGTCCGGGTTCCGGGTCGGGGCGGCCGAGCTGGGGCTGCGGATGGCGCTGGGCGACGGCCGGCCCGAGGAGGTGCTGGCCTGGGCGGAGCAGGGCCGGGCCAGGCACCTGCTGATGAAGCCGGCCCGGCCGCCGAACGATCCGCGGCTGGCCGGGGCGCTGGACCAGCTCCGGATCGTGGTCGCCGACCTCGGCCGGCGGCGCGCCGCCGGTGAGGACATCACCGTGCTGACGGAGCGGCAGGTCAGGCTGGAGCGGGAGATCCGCGACTACTGCCGCCACCACGCAGAAGGGGCCGCGCTCGCGGCGCCGGTGCCGCCCCGGGAGCTGGGGCGGGCGCTGGGGGAGCGGGCGCTCGTGGAGTTCGTGCACGTCGATGAGGTGATGTACGCGATCACGGTGGTGGACGGGCGGGTCCGGCTGCGGGAGCTGGGGCCGCTGGGGCCCATCCGCGCGCTCGTCGAACGCGTGCCGTTCGCGCTGCGCCGGATGGCCAGGCGGCAGTCGCTGCCGGGCAGCCAGGACGCCGCTGAGCTGCTGCTGCGGGGCACCGCGGAGCGGCTGGACGGGCTGCTGATGCGGCCGCTCGCCGCCGACGTGGGGGACCGGCCGCTGGTGCTGGTCCCCAGCGGCCCCGTCCAGGCCCTGCCGTGGTCGGTGCTGCCGTCGTGCGCGGGCCGCCCGCTGAGTCTGTCGCCCTCGGCGACCCTGTGGCACACCGGGAACCAGGCAGGCGCGACCTCGCGACCGGCCGGTGAGGCGCAGGGGCCGGTGCCGGCGGCGGCGAGCCCGGTACTGGCGGGGAGGCCGATGCCGGTGGCGGGGAGGCCGGTGCTGGCGGCGGCGGGGCCCGGGTTGCCCGGCGCACGTGCGGAGGCCGAGGGGGTGGCCTCCATCCATTCCGTGCCCGCCCTGGTCGACGAGGCCGCGGGCACGGAGGCGGTGCTGGCCGGGCTGGACGGCGCCCGGCTGGCGCACATCGCCGCGCACGGCCACGTGCACCCCACCAACCCCCTGTTCTCCTCCCTCCGCCTGGCCGACGGCCCGCTCACGGTCTACGACCTGGAACGCCTGCGCCACCCGCCGGAGATCGTGATCCTGGCGGCCTGCGACAGCGGCCGCTTCGTCGTCCGCCCGGGGGACGAGCTGCTCGGTCTCAGCGCCACGTTCCTGGCCCTGGGCACCCGCACCATCGTGGCCCCCGTCCTGTCCATCCTGGACGTCGAGAGCACCACCCTCATGATCGCCCTGCACAAGCTGCTGGCCGCCGGCCACTCCACGGCCGCCGCGCTCGCCCAGGCACAGCAGCAGGTGGCGGGCGAGGACCTGGCGGCGTACGCGGTGGCGGCCGGGTTCGTCTGCATGGGGGCGGACTCGACCGTGCCCGGCTGA
- a CDS encoding peroxidase family protein, translating to MNRHQRSDYYLSDEGTIYQPDAGASRRQPSTWEELRHFRFSRLVPQEGPDPAGGPVDTSLAERLAAAMVPHSQDEQDEQPDSAIPAGYTYLGQFVDHDLTKDVTDRTLGERVTVEQLMQGRSPALDLDSLYGFGPGHPDSAACYEPDGVRLRTGRTAGVGDLSEFDGFDLARVRGSGEPLIPDPRNDENLAVAQIHLAFVRFHNRIVDDLVSQGTPSALLFDKARERVVLHYQWVLRHDYLPRIVDPAILDEVFTHGRQLFEVPIDPYGNGSRYATAVPGRLPTMPIEFSIAAFRIGHSMVRDGYEWNSVFNQDGTPATLDRLFTFSGTGGELNGDNRLPSNWIPDWRRLFDLAGDGEAGPAFAPPAGGLNRAKRIDTLLGRFLGQLPPGTFGGGLADGIPARIQRNLAFRNLVRADMVRLATGQQAARFMQQYTKLSPLSARDILDGERGADLSGLSGDDRSRIADHTPLWFYVLREAEINGGVLTGVGGRIVAEVMHRAMEGSRHSIVRRPGWRPDLLSPGGRFTMAHLLLHAFDHDPVLLNRVQ from the coding sequence ATGAACCGTCACCAGCGCAGCGACTACTACCTCTCCGACGAGGGCACCATCTACCAGCCCGACGCGGGGGCAAGCCGCCGGCAGCCGTCGACCTGGGAGGAGCTGCGGCACTTCCGCTTCTCCCGCCTCGTCCCCCAGGAAGGCCCCGATCCGGCCGGCGGCCCCGTGGACACGTCGCTGGCGGAGCGGCTCGCCGCGGCCATGGTCCCGCACAGCCAGGACGAGCAGGACGAGCAACCGGACTCCGCGATCCCCGCCGGCTACACCTACCTCGGCCAGTTCGTCGACCACGACCTCACCAAGGACGTGACCGACAGGACCCTCGGCGAGCGGGTCACCGTCGAGCAGCTCATGCAGGGCCGCTCCCCGGCCCTCGACCTGGACTCCCTCTACGGCTTCGGCCCCGGCCACCCCGACAGCGCCGCCTGCTACGAGCCGGACGGCGTGCGGCTGCGCACGGGCCGCACCGCCGGCGTGGGCGACCTGAGCGAGTTCGACGGGTTCGACCTGGCGAGGGTGCGGGGCAGCGGCGAACCGCTGATCCCGGACCCGCGCAACGACGAGAACCTCGCGGTGGCCCAGATCCACCTGGCCTTCGTACGCTTCCACAACCGGATCGTGGACGACCTGGTCAGCCAGGGCACGCCGAGCGCGCTGCTGTTCGACAAGGCGCGGGAGCGGGTCGTCCTGCACTACCAGTGGGTGCTGCGCCACGACTACCTGCCCAGGATCGTGGACCCCGCCATCCTCGACGAGGTCTTCACCCACGGCCGCCAGCTCTTCGAGGTCCCGATCGACCCGTACGGGAACGGCAGCCGGTACGCCACCGCGGTCCCGGGACGGCTGCCCACGATGCCGATCGAGTTCTCGATCGCCGCGTTCCGGATCGGGCACAGCATGGTGCGCGACGGCTACGAGTGGAACAGCGTCTTCAACCAGGACGGAACACCGGCGACCCTGGACCGGCTCTTCACCTTCTCCGGCACCGGCGGCGAGCTGAACGGCGACAACCGGCTGCCGTCCAACTGGATCCCGGACTGGCGGAGGCTGTTCGATCTGGCCGGGGACGGCGAGGCCGGGCCCGCGTTCGCCCCGCCGGCCGGCGGCCTCAACCGCGCCAAGCGCATCGACACGCTGCTGGGCCGCTTCCTCGGGCAGCTCCCGCCCGGCACGTTCGGCGGCGGGCTCGCGGACGGCATCCCGGCGCGGATCCAGCGGAACCTGGCCTTCAGGAACCTGGTCAGAGCCGACATGGTGCGGCTCGCCACCGGGCAGCAGGCGGCGCGGTTCATGCAGCAGTACACGAAGCTCAGCCCGCTGAGCGCCCGGGACATCCTCGACGGCGAGCGGGGGGCCGACCTGAGCGGGCTCAGCGGCGACGACCGGAGCCGGATCGCCGACCACACGCCGCTCTGGTTCTACGTCCTGCGCGAGGCGGAGATCAACGGCGGGGTGCTGACCGGTGTCGGCGGCCGGATCGTCGCCGAGGTCATGCACCGCGCCATGGAGGGCAGCCGGCACTCGATCGTCCGCCGGCCCGGCTGGAGACCGGACCTGCTCTCGCCGGGCGGCCGGTTCACCATGGCCCACCTCCTGCTGCACGCGTTCGACCACGACCCCGTCCTGCTGAACCGCGTGCAGTGA
- a CDS encoding discoidin domain-containing protein: protein MTRTAPPVARALRLGLTALLAALLAGSLAPAATAEAHSPAVTKKDLPGNSPNRTGGKDYYLDATNGRDDAAGTSPRTAWRTLARANATTFAPGDRILLKAGEQWHDEQLWPKGSGSAGRPITISAYGDAHARRPYIATNGKVPSPFKADGTKNPETVGLTGAIVLRNQQYFEIDNVELSNDDDFATNITTGSYVRDGIAVSINADLLEPGADSVMDHFRVTDVYVHDLDGPSTWQKIHYGAVNFQVFGARSYKEYGTGGHHFRDVRIEDNTFVNVELHAVQFAFNWFAADGRDAGQYDESGKFHEGWEQLWVRTRDLYSRDVYIGHNYAESIGQGAFQFANSQRMTAEYNEVNGFLERYDAVSCGLYLWAGADSVMQYNEVYGGPDNEYDGTPWDLEYTNFNVTYQFNYSHDNAAGWMAYMGNSSNSVARYNLSVNDNGVLVKNMLSTNYSPTYFVNNTFVYDGADLDYVHDETFLSRVYFLNNIFYNTSKSEPTPWYRRTGALRQAVFSNNDYFEAGGTHSGQEPADQAGLRADPRFVGDPAEYVTGAGVDRIRKSAAHFALRKDSPLIDAGRYNPHLGTEDFLGTHIYHGKAPDIGMAESRIGKKVRNPVDTDPIEEEGQGRANLALGKTATASSTHPGANGTLGAVNLTDGDPATRWAAADDAAYPITLDVDFGADTTFDEVYLDEYTDSGTNPRVRTFDLQRWDAGSGAWVTFASGADGIGHDLSVTGFGTVTTTKLRVALTSQQPAEVYTPTLTEIAVYRS from the coding sequence TTGACACGTACCGCACCCCCTGTCGCGCGGGCGCTGCGGCTGGGCCTGACAGCCCTGCTGGCCGCGCTGCTCGCGGGATCGCTCGCCCCGGCCGCCACGGCCGAGGCGCACTCCCCCGCCGTCACGAAGAAGGACCTGCCCGGCAACTCGCCGAACAGGACGGGCGGCAAGGACTACTACCTCGACGCCACGAACGGCCGCGACGACGCGGCCGGCACCTCGCCGCGGACGGCCTGGCGCACCCTGGCCAGGGCGAACGCGACCACGTTCGCGCCGGGTGACCGCATCCTGCTCAAGGCCGGCGAGCAGTGGCACGACGAGCAGCTCTGGCCGAAGGGCTCGGGCAGCGCGGGCCGCCCGATCACGATCTCCGCGTACGGCGACGCGCACGCCCGCCGCCCGTACATCGCGACGAACGGCAAGGTGCCGAGCCCGTTCAAGGCGGACGGCACGAAGAACCCGGAAACGGTCGGCCTGACCGGCGCGATCGTGCTGCGCAACCAGCAGTACTTCGAGATCGACAACGTCGAGCTGTCCAACGACGACGACTTCGCCACGAACATCACCACGGGCTCGTACGTCCGCGACGGCATCGCGGTCTCGATCAACGCCGACCTGCTGGAGCCCGGCGCGGACAGCGTCATGGACCACTTCCGCGTCACCGACGTGTACGTGCACGACCTCGACGGCCCGAGCACCTGGCAGAAGATCCACTACGGCGCCGTCAACTTCCAGGTCTTCGGCGCCAGGAGCTACAAGGAGTACGGCACCGGCGGCCACCACTTCCGGGACGTCAGGATCGAGGACAACACGTTCGTGAACGTGGAGCTGCACGCCGTGCAGTTCGCGTTCAACTGGTTCGCCGCCGACGGCAGGGACGCCGGCCAGTACGACGAGAGCGGCAAGTTCCACGAGGGCTGGGAGCAGCTCTGGGTGCGCACCCGCGACCTGTACAGCCGGGACGTCTACATCGGCCACAACTACGCGGAGAGCATCGGCCAGGGCGCGTTCCAGTTCGCCAACAGCCAGCGGATGACGGCCGAGTACAACGAGGTCAACGGCTTCCTGGAGCGGTACGACGCGGTGTCGTGCGGGCTCTACCTGTGGGCCGGCGCCGACTCGGTCATGCAGTACAACGAGGTGTACGGCGGCCCCGACAACGAGTACGACGGCACCCCGTGGGACCTGGAGTACACCAACTTCAACGTCACCTACCAGTTCAACTACTCGCACGACAACGCGGCGGGCTGGATGGCCTACATGGGCAACAGCTCCAACTCGGTCGCCCGTTACAACCTGAGCGTCAACGACAACGGCGTGCTGGTGAAGAACATGTTGTCGACGAACTACTCGCCGACGTACTTCGTGAACAACACGTTCGTCTACGACGGCGCGGACCTCGACTACGTGCACGACGAGACGTTCCTGAGCCGGGTCTACTTCCTGAACAACATCTTCTACAACACCTCGAAGAGCGAGCCGACGCCGTGGTACCGCCGTACCGGGGCGCTGCGGCAGGCGGTCTTCTCCAACAACGACTACTTCGAGGCGGGCGGCACCCACTCCGGCCAGGAGCCGGCCGACCAGGCGGGCCTGCGCGCGGACCCGAGGTTCGTCGGCGACCCGGCGGAGTACGTCACCGGCGCGGGCGTGGACCGGATCAGGAAGTCCGCGGCGCACTTCGCCCTGCGCAAGGACTCGCCGCTGATCGACGCCGGCCGCTACAACCCGCACCTGGGCACCGAGGACTTCCTCGGCACCCACATCTACCACGGGAAGGCGCCGGACATCGGCATGGCCGAGAGCCGGATCGGCAAGAAGGTCAGGAACCCGGTGGACACCGACCCCATCGAGGAGGAGGGCCAGGGCCGGGCCAACCTCGCGCTCGGCAAGACCGCCACGGCCAGCTCGACCCACCCGGGCGCGAACGGCACGCTCGGCGCGGTGAACCTGACCGACGGCGACCCGGCGACCCGCTGGGCCGCGGCGGACGACGCGGCGTACCCGATCACGCTGGACGTGGACTTCGGCGCGGACACCACGTTCGACGAGGTGTACCTGGACGAGTACACGGACTCGGGCACCAACCCGCGGGTCAGGACGTTCGACCTGCAGCGGTGGGACGCCGGGAGCGGGGCGTGGGTGACGTTCGCGAGCGGCGCGGACGGCATCGGGCACGACCTGTCGGTGACCGGTTTCGGCACCGTGACGACCACCAAGCTCAGGGTGGCGCTCACGAGCCAGCAGCCTGCGGAGGTCTACACGCCGACGCTCACCGAGATCGCCGTCTACCGCAGCTGA